From one Plantibacter flavus genomic stretch:
- a CDS encoding BNR-4 repeat-containing protein — protein MLRRNDTSTTPMVVNDNAAWCWFQDERALVDPTSNLLVVGSIASTGGVDGEQRGGNVEVTVVDLTTGTADIVVLHALLESDDHDVPALWRRRDGRWLAMYTRHKTDDLTRWRISEPDDPRHWGPEHTFDWSAQTGGLGVTYSNLHELDGRLYCFARAVNDDQCALVSDDDGDTWNYAGKVFTRPKVGYVNGYTRYVSSPGRIDLITTDHHPRDYDNSVYHGFLDADGLHRTDGAVVDPHPLRGDAPSQVELTTLVAAGSRMPDGGTWAGDRLSHCWTVDVRRAPDGTVAAVVSARADDGPAHPDEATERLRPVLDHRFLFARLTPGGSWQVHPLALAGPGLLPHEQDYTGLAAIDPDDLDSLYVSTPIDPRNDQPLAHHEIFHGRTGDGGATWMWTPLTEDSDVDNLRPIVAPGGPSTVSLLWFRGDMASSQDYRCEAVLLRLPRTE, from the coding sequence ATGCTGCGCCGAAACGACACCTCCACCACGCCGATGGTCGTCAATGACAACGCCGCCTGGTGTTGGTTCCAGGACGAGCGCGCACTCGTCGATCCAACGTCGAACCTGCTCGTCGTCGGCTCGATCGCGTCAACGGGCGGCGTCGACGGCGAGCAGCGCGGCGGCAACGTCGAGGTCACCGTCGTCGACCTCACCACCGGCACCGCCGACATCGTCGTCCTGCACGCACTCCTCGAGTCCGACGACCACGATGTCCCGGCTCTCTGGCGGCGGCGCGACGGGCGCTGGCTCGCGATGTACACCCGCCACAAGACCGACGACCTCACCCGCTGGCGCATCAGCGAACCGGATGACCCACGCCACTGGGGGCCCGAGCACACGTTCGACTGGAGCGCCCAGACCGGTGGACTCGGCGTGACCTACTCGAACCTCCACGAACTCGACGGCCGCCTGTACTGCTTCGCCCGCGCCGTCAACGACGACCAGTGCGCGCTCGTGTCGGACGACGACGGCGACACCTGGAACTACGCCGGCAAGGTCTTCACACGGCCGAAGGTCGGTTACGTCAACGGCTACACGCGCTACGTCTCCTCCCCCGGTCGCATCGACCTGATCACCACCGACCACCACCCGCGCGACTACGACAACAGCGTCTACCACGGCTTCCTCGACGCCGACGGGCTCCACCGGACTGACGGCGCCGTCGTCGACCCGCATCCGTTGCGTGGCGACGCACCCTCGCAGGTCGAGCTCACCACCCTCGTCGCCGCCGGCTCACGAATGCCCGACGGCGGCACCTGGGCCGGCGACCGACTCTCCCACTGCTGGACCGTCGACGTGCGACGAGCCCCCGACGGCACCGTGGCCGCCGTCGTCTCCGCCCGCGCCGACGACGGACCAGCGCATCCGGACGAGGCGACCGAACGCCTCCGGCCCGTCCTGGACCACCGGTTCCTGTTCGCCCGCCTCACGCCCGGCGGCTCCTGGCAGGTGCACCCGCTCGCCCTCGCCGGCCCCGGCCTCCTCCCGCACGAACAGGACTACACCGGACTCGCCGCCATCGACCCGGACGACCTCGACTCGCTCTACGTCTCGACGCCGATCGATCCGCGGAACGACCAGCCGCTCGCCCACCACGAGATCTTCCACGGTCGCACCGGCGACGGCGGAGCGACCTGGATGTGGACGCCGCTCACGGAGGACTCGGACGTCGACAACCTGCGTCCGATCGTCGCACCCGGTGGCCCCTCGACGGTCTCGCTCCTCTGGTTCCGCGGGGACATGGCGAGCTCGCAGGACTACCGGTGCGAGGCCGTCCTGCTCAGGCTGCCACGCACCGAGTGA
- a CDS encoding extracellular solute-binding protein, protein MVDLSRRAAFALLGLGLAGTAISWPRLTGGDIPGRGDDALTVALFGTAQDAAARQSLVDGFQKLHPDIPVRIIAIQGQDWGNFFAKILTMVAAGTPPDIVSVATEGTQLFAERLAHPIDEYVQRDAAELQEYFDDVNPSLIESFMYKGNLFQLPDNFNAANMYYNTSAFERAGLERPRDDWSVEDFFTVGRTMQASAPGSFLPYFWNNRLWGGVVPWLYINDTSFLTEEKAPGGDWMWSKFYPDETPRGGGYLWENADALSDRTVESFEVLQRMVSEGIAANPAQGGGNELVSLFSRGSVGMTPAGGFWVKGLNDAGLGDDEYDVTYFPKMRGQRHQFGAGGYAMMQTSERKDEAWEWMKYCISVEGMSIAHSQPDSSLPRRSLNAELYGGDIGPKHWEVFYDTLDRFPTTGPMPAPPQQAAVESALIKNVVGTITNGPNGVRRGLETMQRDLELALKGR, encoded by the coding sequence GTGGTTGATCTGAGTCGCAGGGCGGCATTCGCCCTGCTCGGTCTCGGTCTGGCGGGCACGGCCATCTCCTGGCCGCGCCTCACCGGCGGAGACATCCCCGGCCGAGGTGACGACGCCCTCACCGTCGCCCTCTTCGGCACCGCCCAGGACGCCGCCGCCCGGCAGTCGCTCGTGGACGGCTTCCAGAAGCTGCACCCCGACATCCCCGTCCGGATCATCGCGATCCAGGGCCAGGACTGGGGTAACTTCTTCGCCAAGATCCTCACGATGGTCGCGGCCGGCACCCCGCCGGACATCGTGTCGGTCGCCACGGAGGGCACGCAGCTGTTCGCCGAGCGACTCGCCCACCCGATCGACGAGTACGTGCAGCGCGACGCCGCCGAGCTGCAGGAGTACTTCGACGACGTGAACCCCTCGCTCATCGAGTCGTTCATGTACAAGGGCAACCTGTTCCAACTGCCCGACAACTTCAACGCGGCGAACATGTACTACAACACCTCCGCGTTCGAGCGGGCCGGCCTCGAGCGCCCGCGCGACGACTGGTCGGTCGAGGACTTCTTCACCGTCGGCCGCACCATGCAGGCCAGTGCCCCCGGCTCGTTCCTGCCGTACTTCTGGAACAACCGTCTCTGGGGCGGCGTCGTGCCCTGGTTGTACATCAACGACACGAGCTTCCTCACTGAGGAGAAGGCACCCGGCGGCGACTGGATGTGGTCGAAGTTCTACCCGGACGAGACCCCGCGTGGTGGCGGATACCTGTGGGAGAACGCCGACGCACTCAGCGACCGCACCGTCGAGAGCTTCGAGGTCCTGCAGCGCATGGTCTCCGAGGGCATCGCCGCGAACCCCGCCCAAGGCGGCGGCAACGAGCTCGTCTCGCTCTTCTCCCGCGGCTCGGTCGGCATGACGCCGGCCGGCGGGTTCTGGGTCAAGGGCCTCAACGACGCCGGCCTGGGCGACGACGAGTACGACGTCACCTACTTCCCGAAGATGCGCGGCCAGCGCCACCAGTTCGGAGCCGGCGGCTACGCGATGATGCAGACCTCAGAACGCAAGGACGAGGCGTGGGAGTGGATGAAGTACTGCATCTCCGTCGAGGGCATGTCGATCGCGCACAGCCAGCCCGACTCGTCGCTGCCTCGGCGCTCGCTCAACGCCGAGCTCTACGGCGGTGACATCGGCCCGAAGCACTGGGAGGTCTTCTACGACACCCTCGACCGGTTCCCGACGACCGGCCCGATGCCCGCACCGCCCCAGCAGGCGGCCGTGGAGTCGGCCCTCATCAAGAACGTGGTCGGCACGATCACGAACGGCCCGAACGGCGTCCGCCGCGGCCTCGAGACGATGCAGCGGGACCTCGAGCTCGCGCTGAAGGGACGATGA
- a CDS encoding DUF4188 domain-containing protein yields MSRVVVGRITHRHEGELVVFHIGMTINQWWRVDKWLPIFGDMPRMLQELMSDPESGLLGSHILLGSSGPYLVQYWSSIDKLYAYASAPASAHRPAWSRFNKRARSAPKAVGVWHETFLVDRAESIYVSTPSMGLPAATEAVPVGSRQQHARQRFADGRTGASEASA; encoded by the coding sequence ATGTCACGCGTCGTCGTCGGCCGAATCACCCATCGTCACGAGGGTGAGCTCGTCGTGTTCCACATCGGAATGACCATCAACCAGTGGTGGCGGGTGGACAAGTGGCTCCCGATCTTCGGTGACATGCCGCGCATGCTGCAGGAGCTCATGTCCGACCCGGAGTCCGGGCTCCTCGGTTCGCACATCCTGCTCGGTTCCAGCGGCCCGTACCTCGTCCAGTACTGGTCGTCGATCGACAAGCTCTACGCCTACGCGTCGGCTCCGGCCTCCGCCCATCGGCCCGCCTGGTCGCGCTTCAACAAGCGTGCCCGGTCCGCGCCGAAGGCCGTCGGCGTCTGGCACGAGACGTTCCTCGTCGATCGCGCCGAGAGCATCTACGTGTCGACCCCGTCCATGGGGCTCCCGGCGGCGACCGAGGCGGTGCCCGTCGGGTCGCGGCAGCAGCACGCGCGACAGCGGTTCGCCGACGGCCGGACCGGTGCGTCGGAGGCGTCGGCCTGA
- a CDS encoding GNAT family N-acetyltransferase, translating into MSTSSTPEDGPQVVRNDDSHEYEIQVGERVAGIAGYREEPGRVLFTHTEIDPDFGGQGLGSVLAAAALDDAVERGLTIVPYCPFIQAYLRKHPDFRGEVSWPE; encoded by the coding sequence ATGTCGACATCGAGCACACCCGAGGACGGCCCGCAGGTCGTCCGCAACGATGACAGCCACGAGTACGAGATCCAGGTGGGGGAGCGCGTCGCCGGGATCGCCGGGTACCGGGAGGAGCCCGGTCGCGTCCTCTTCACCCACACCGAGATCGATCCGGACTTCGGCGGGCAGGGGCTCGGCAGCGTCCTCGCCGCCGCGGCACTCGACGATGCGGTCGAGCGAGGACTGACGATCGTCCCGTACTGCCCCTTCATCCAGGCGTATCTCCGGAAGCATCCCGACTTCAGGGGCGAGGTGTCCTGGCCGGAGTGA
- a CDS encoding DUF3592 domain-containing protein: protein MDLQKQPAAAASHPTRNRLGVVALILGMLLVGPVMIAIGVGLRLADDQLLETGTRTTGTITEVQDGVEASDLDFRVDYRSTDDVVHSVWESWDISDRPSVGDEVVIVYRATDPGAAVVEGYGGEGEWMTGLGAVFTVILGGTGVMMLVMAARGRSERAQARRAAIQAAAGQR, encoded by the coding sequence GTGGACCTCCAGAAGCAACCTGCCGCCGCGGCGTCGCATCCCACCCGCAACCGTCTCGGCGTCGTCGCGCTGATCCTGGGCATGCTCCTCGTCGGTCCGGTGATGATCGCGATCGGCGTCGGCCTCCGGCTTGCGGACGACCAGTTGCTGGAGACGGGGACGCGCACCACCGGCACGATCACCGAAGTGCAGGACGGTGTCGAGGCCTCCGACCTGGATTTCCGGGTCGACTACCGGTCCACCGATGACGTCGTGCACTCGGTGTGGGAGTCCTGGGACATCAGCGACCGGCCGTCCGTCGGCGACGAGGTCGTGATCGTGTACCGGGCGACAGACCCGGGTGCGGCGGTCGTCGAGGGCTATGGGGGCGAGGGCGAGTGGATGACGGGCCTCGGAGCGGTCTTCACCGTCATCCTCGGGGGGACAGGCGTCATGATGCTGGTGATGGCCGCCCGTGGCAGGTCGGAGCGTGCCCAGGCGCGCCGTGCGGCGATCCAGGCTGCCGCCGGTCAGCGATAG
- a CDS encoding carbohydrate kinase family protein translates to MHAAPTTDVLIAGETLIDIVRRLDGTQAESPGGSPANVGITLGRLGRAPALVTHVGDDERGVAIRSWLDASAVTLVSAPTGRTSTAQATLDAEGAATYEFDLSLDLEAAGAPDAAVVHTGSIASVLEPSADRLRELVEARRPSALITYDPNIRPSLIDDAARVRQAALDCIARAHVVKASDEDVAFLLPGVAPVDAAREWVAAGPGLVVVTMGGDGAVAVRDGSVLEIETPRVQVADTVGAGDTFMGALIDGLLTAGIAGPGVEERLRGVSDEVLQQLLDRAARAASITVSRPGANPPTSAELDA, encoded by the coding sequence ATGCACGCAGCCCCCACGACCGACGTCCTCATCGCCGGCGAGACCCTCATCGACATCGTCCGGCGGCTCGACGGGACGCAGGCGGAGAGTCCCGGCGGCAGCCCGGCGAACGTCGGGATCACCCTCGGTCGGCTGGGCCGCGCCCCGGCCCTGGTGACCCATGTGGGCGACGACGAGCGAGGCGTGGCGATCCGCTCCTGGCTCGACGCGTCCGCGGTGACCCTCGTGTCCGCTCCGACCGGCCGGACGTCCACGGCGCAGGCGACCCTCGACGCCGAGGGCGCGGCCACCTACGAGTTCGACCTCTCGCTCGATCTGGAGGCCGCGGGTGCGCCGGACGCCGCCGTCGTCCACACCGGCTCGATCGCCTCGGTCCTCGAGCCGAGTGCCGACCGCCTCCGCGAGTTGGTCGAGGCGCGTCGTCCCTCGGCGCTCATCACCTACGACCCGAACATCCGGCCGTCGCTCATCGACGACGCGGCCCGCGTCCGTCAGGCGGCGCTCGACTGCATCGCGCGCGCGCACGTCGTGAAGGCGAGCGACGAGGACGTCGCGTTCCTGCTGCCCGGTGTGGCACCGGTCGACGCCGCTCGGGAGTGGGTCGCGGCCGGGCCGGGACTCGTGGTCGTGACGATGGGTGGTGACGGGGCTGTCGCGGTCAGAGACGGTTCCGTGCTCGAGATCGAGACGCCGCGGGTGCAGGTGGCCGACACCGTCGGTGCCGGCGACACGTTCATGGGTGCGCTGATCGACGGACTGCTGACCGCCGGTATCGCGGGGCCCGGGGTCGAGGAACGGCTTCGTGGGGTGTCCGACGAGGTGCTGCAGCAGCTGCTCGACCGCGCCGCGCGGGCCGCGAGCATCACGGTGTCGCGGCCGGGAGCGAACCCGCCCACCTCGGCGGAACTCGACGCCTGA
- a CDS encoding MerR family transcriptional regulator, which yields MRISELAAVSEVPVATIKYYLREQLLPEGERTSATQASYGDAHVSRLRVIRALLTAGVSIAETRNVVAALDSPPAGPYDLLGVAHTAVTPRPSGPVDTTRALELYERLGGIEAQCDPGLLAGLAGALDTLERAGFTVPPTVLDRYVVAARRIAEAEIDGIPADSPELAVQYIVLGTVLTEPLILALRRAAQQVVSSERFAGTEAPASQPS from the coding sequence ATGAGGATCTCGGAACTCGCGGCGGTGTCCGAGGTGCCGGTGGCGACCATCAAGTACTACCTGCGCGAGCAACTCCTCCCCGAGGGCGAGCGCACCTCGGCGACCCAGGCGAGTTACGGCGACGCACACGTGTCCCGGCTCCGCGTGATCCGCGCGCTGCTCACCGCCGGCGTGAGCATCGCGGAGACCCGCAACGTCGTCGCCGCGCTCGACTCGCCGCCGGCGGGCCCCTACGACCTCCTCGGCGTCGCCCACACCGCCGTCACCCCGCGCCCGAGCGGTCCGGTCGACACCACCCGCGCACTGGAGCTCTACGAACGACTCGGCGGGATCGAGGCGCAGTGCGACCCCGGACTCCTCGCCGGCCTGGCCGGGGCCCTGGATACCCTGGAACGAGCGGGCTTCACCGTGCCACCCACGGTCCTCGACCGCTACGTCGTCGCAGCGCGCCGCATCGCCGAAGCCGAGATCGACGGCATCCCGGCGGACTCTCCCGAGCTCGCGGTGCAGTACATCGTGCTCGGCACCGTGCTCACCGAACCGCTGATCCTCGCCCTCCGTCGGGCGGCCCAGCAGGTGGTGTCGTCGGAGCGCTTCGCCGGGACGGAAGCCCCGGCGTCCCAGCCGTCCTGA
- a CDS encoding ammonium transporter, which translates to MDQGNTAFILISAALVLLMTPGLAFFYGGLVKAKSVISMMMMSFGALGLIGVLWVLYGYAIAFPGSEGTVAPWAIDTGNIGLTAALETPEGAAYPPLAFVAFQATFAIITVALVSGAIADRAKFGSWMIFAGIWATVVYFPVASWVFNFGLADDGSFAYGGWITHGLQDVFGVGVIDFAGGTAVHINAGAAALALALVLGRRVGFKKGVHVPHNPPFVLLGAGLLWFGWFGFNAGSELAADGTAALVFVNTIAAPAAALLAWLIVEKIKDGKPTSVGAASGAVAGLVAITPACGSLHPIWAIVLGLVAGVVCALAIELKFKLGFDDSLDVVGIHLVGGLIGTLYLGFFANGTGLFMGGDASQLLVQAIAAFAVLIYSFVLAFIIGFAIEKTIGFRVKNEDEIAGIDTVVHGEEGYVLVDTKA; encoded by the coding sequence ATGGATCAAGGAAACACAGCGTTCATCCTGATATCAGCGGCACTCGTGCTGCTCATGACACCAGGGCTCGCGTTCTTCTACGGCGGCCTGGTCAAGGCGAAGAGCGTCATCAGCATGATGATGATGAGCTTCGGCGCACTCGGCCTCATCGGCGTCCTCTGGGTGCTCTACGGGTACGCGATCGCGTTCCCCGGCTCCGAAGGCACCGTCGCCCCCTGGGCGATCGACACGGGGAACATCGGCCTGACCGCCGCCCTCGAGACGCCTGAGGGAGCGGCCTACCCGCCACTCGCCTTCGTCGCCTTCCAGGCCACCTTCGCGATCATCACCGTCGCCCTCGTCTCCGGCGCCATCGCCGACCGCGCGAAGTTCGGCTCCTGGATGATCTTCGCCGGCATCTGGGCGACCGTCGTCTACTTCCCCGTCGCGAGCTGGGTGTTCAACTTCGGCCTCGCCGACGACGGCAGCTTCGCGTACGGCGGTTGGATCACGCACGGCCTGCAGGACGTCTTCGGCGTCGGCGTCATCGACTTCGCCGGTGGCACCGCGGTCCACATCAACGCCGGTGCTGCAGCCCTCGCCCTCGCGCTCGTCCTCGGCCGCCGCGTCGGGTTCAAGAAGGGCGTCCACGTCCCCCACAACCCGCCGTTCGTGCTCCTCGGCGCCGGTCTGCTCTGGTTCGGCTGGTTCGGCTTCAACGCCGGTTCGGAACTGGCGGCCGACGGCACCGCTGCACTCGTGTTCGTCAACACCATCGCGGCGCCGGCCGCAGCCCTGCTCGCCTGGCTCATCGTCGAGAAGATCAAGGACGGCAAGCCGACCTCTGTCGGTGCCGCATCGGGTGCCGTCGCCGGTCTCGTCGCGATCACCCCGGCGTGTGGTTCGCTGCACCCGATCTGGGCCATCGTCCTCGGCCTCGTGGCCGGTGTCGTGTGCGCCCTCGCCATCGAACTGAAGTTCAAGCTCGGCTTCGACGACTCGCTCGACGTCGTGGGTATCCACCTCGTCGGTGGCCTCATCGGAACCCTGTACCTCGGCTTCTTCGCCAACGGCACCGGCCTCTTCATGGGTGGTGACGCTTCGCAGCTGCTCGTCCAGGCGATCGCCGCGTTCGCCGTCCTCATCTACTCCTTCGTGCTCGCCTTCATCATCGGCTTCGCGATCGAGAAGACGATCGGCTTCCGCGTGAAGAACGAGGACGAGATCGCCGGCATCGACACCGTGGTCCACGGTGAAGAGGGGTATGTCCTGGTCGACACCAAGGCCTGA
- a CDS encoding HNH endonuclease signature motif containing protein codes for MTETTLSAIRASDEYAARLAEFSDEWADLHRQQAVLDARKARLLARSAAYADAFADATVPAIFPPAERQALSRRSTCAALAMATRIPERTIQRATNDAERLVNDAPAVLASLEAGRISARHAQVITDQLCDVPAAGRAVFLEQVLPVAEGATVSYLRQRARVLRERLHPESITARAVRSEADRRVEFEPAADGMAWVHLFTTAPIAQGIIERVEAAAAEARQAGDARTCGQLQADALAALALTGVTPEDVASNPVLPHPIEVQEHIKPTVQITVPALTMAGVSEAPATLDGYGPIDPETAARIAVNAPSFTRILVQPETGAVLSVGRSQYRVPADLQRAVRLRDSTCRAPGCGRRARACDLDHSVAWEDGGATDVGNLACLCRHHHRMKHLPGWNLDHKPGGVLEWTTPDGKHHQTELDPAPF; via the coding sequence ATGACCGAGACCACGCTCAGCGCGATCCGCGCAAGCGACGAATACGCCGCGCGTCTCGCGGAGTTCTCGGATGAATGGGCGGACCTCCACCGCCAGCAGGCCGTCCTCGACGCACGCAAGGCGCGTCTCCTGGCCCGCTCCGCTGCCTACGCGGACGCTTTCGCCGACGCCACCGTCCCTGCGATCTTCCCGCCGGCCGAACGCCAGGCCCTGTCCCGTCGCTCCACCTGTGCGGCCCTCGCGATGGCGACCCGGATCCCGGAGCGGACGATCCAGCGTGCGACCAACGACGCCGAGCGCCTCGTGAACGACGCACCGGCGGTGCTGGCGTCGCTCGAGGCGGGCCGTATCTCGGCGAGGCATGCACAGGTGATCACGGACCAGCTCTGCGACGTCCCTGCCGCTGGCCGGGCGGTGTTCCTCGAGCAGGTGCTGCCGGTCGCCGAAGGCGCGACCGTCTCGTACCTCCGGCAACGCGCCCGCGTCCTGCGCGAGCGCCTCCATCCGGAATCGATCACCGCCCGAGCGGTCCGCTCTGAGGCCGACCGTCGGGTTGAGTTCGAGCCGGCCGCCGACGGCATGGCCTGGGTGCACCTGTTCACCACCGCGCCGATCGCGCAGGGCATCATCGAGCGGGTCGAAGCGGCCGCCGCGGAGGCACGCCAGGCCGGCGACGCTCGCACCTGCGGACAACTGCAGGCCGACGCCCTCGCGGCGCTCGCACTGACCGGTGTGACCCCGGAGGACGTCGCATCGAACCCGGTGCTCCCGCATCCGATCGAGGTCCAGGAGCACATCAAGCCGACCGTGCAGATCACGGTCCCGGCGCTCACGATGGCCGGTGTCTCAGAGGCCCCTGCCACGCTGGACGGCTACGGACCCATCGACCCCGAGACCGCCGCACGCATCGCGGTGAACGCACCGAGCTTCACCCGGATCCTGGTTCAGCCGGAAACGGGTGCGGTCCTTTCCGTCGGCCGCAGTCAGTACCGCGTTCCGGCCGACCTGCAACGCGCGGTCCGGCTTCGGGACAGCACCTGTCGGGCACCGGGCTGCGGCAGACGGGCCAGAGCGTGCGATCTCGATCATTCGGTCGCGTGGGAGGACGGAGGGGCGACAGATGTCGGGAACCTCGCCTGCCTGTGTCGGCATCACCATCGCATGAAACATCTCCCCGGCTGGAACCTCGACCACAAACCGGGCGGCGTCCTCGAGTGGACGACACCCGACGGCAAACACCACCAGACGGAACTAGACCCCGCCCCGTTCTGA
- a CDS encoding LacI family DNA-binding transcriptional regulator — protein sequence MSTQRRRTTLADVAERAGMSKAAVSMILNDRPGSRLSADAVERVRAAAAELDYRPNPAAQVLRRGKTRTIGFISDEVTLTRHASGLIGGALEVSKAHGHTMLIAETEGIEGGLARAFETMIDHRVDGILIGLLGARLIDLPTTSTGVPVVVLNGASSSGHANVLPDERAAGYAVAKRLVDAGHRRIGVVGDLPQDVINDPRQTATVALRFAGIAAAFAEAGIEPARVDIVEWQPEPGYEATATLLERHPDVTAILAANDGVAFGAYQVLLEQGRRIPQDVSVVSFDDEILAGYLRPGLTTARLPYQEIGALGASMLLGQHALGHELVTMPIIERDSLIAAVSTDAG from the coding sequence ATGTCCACGCAACGCCGCCGCACGACCCTCGCGGACGTCGCGGAGCGCGCGGGCATGTCCAAGGCCGCGGTGAGCATGATCCTGAACGACCGTCCCGGTTCCCGGCTGTCCGCGGACGCCGTCGAGCGGGTACGCGCCGCCGCGGCGGAGCTCGACTACCGCCCGAACCCCGCGGCCCAGGTGCTGCGCCGCGGGAAGACCAGGACGATCGGGTTCATCTCCGACGAGGTCACGCTCACCCGGCACGCCTCGGGGCTCATCGGCGGTGCGCTCGAGGTGTCGAAGGCCCACGGCCACACGATGCTCATCGCGGAGACCGAGGGGATCGAGGGTGGTCTCGCCCGCGCCTTCGAGACGATGATCGACCACCGGGTCGACGGCATCCTCATCGGTCTCCTCGGCGCCCGCCTCATCGACCTCCCCACCACCTCGACCGGTGTCCCGGTCGTCGTGCTCAACGGAGCGTCCTCCTCGGGGCACGCGAACGTCCTTCCCGACGAACGTGCGGCCGGGTACGCGGTCGCGAAACGGCTCGTCGACGCGGGCCACAGGCGGATCGGCGTGGTCGGCGACCTGCCGCAGGACGTCATCAACGATCCGCGACAGACGGCCACGGTGGCACTCCGCTTCGCAGGCATCGCCGCGGCGTTCGCGGAGGCCGGGATCGAACCTGCTCGGGTCGACATCGTCGAGTGGCAGCCGGAACCCGGTTACGAGGCGACGGCCACGCTCCTCGAGCGCCACCCGGACGTCACGGCCATCCTCGCCGCGAACGACGGCGTCGCCTTCGGTGCCTACCAGGTGCTGCTCGAACAGGGACGTCGGATCCCGCAGGACGTCTCCGTCGTCTCCTTCGACGACGAGATCCTCGCCGGCTACCTGCGCCCGGGCCTCACCACCGCACGGCTGCCCTACCAGGAGATCGGCGCGCTCGGAGCCTCGATGCTCCTCGGTCAGCACGCCCTCGGGCACGAGCTGGTCACCATGCCGATCATCGAGCGCGACTCGCTCATCGCCGCGGTGTCGACCGACGCCGGTTGA
- a CDS encoding DUF805 domain-containing protein, with translation MSSNATPDYPATPTYKQPYAPAPIHGAASPDDLTLPLYGATFPQAVKRYLRKYATFTGRASRSEYWWVTLFVFLVTLIPNILFFTGVLIGATSAAAQREAVVFDSSTGSRTYYTQPGILEIPGAAPLILTGVVLLGLIWLATIVPNLALAWRRLHDANFPGPFYFFSLIPSVGGIVLLVLFLLPSKPEGQRFDTVR, from the coding sequence ATGAGTTCCAACGCCACCCCTGACTACCCCGCGACGCCGACGTACAAGCAGCCGTACGCGCCCGCTCCGATCCACGGCGCCGCCTCCCCGGATGACCTGACGCTCCCGCTCTACGGAGCGACGTTCCCGCAGGCGGTCAAGCGCTACCTCCGCAAGTACGCGACCTTCACCGGCCGTGCTTCTCGGAGTGAGTACTGGTGGGTCACGCTGTTCGTCTTCCTCGTCACGCTCATCCCGAACATCCTGTTCTTCACCGGCGTCCTGATCGGCGCGACATCCGCTGCCGCGCAGCGCGAGGCCGTCGTGTTCGACAGCAGTACCGGCTCGCGGACCTACTACACCCAGCCCGGCATCCTCGAGATCCCCGGGGCTGCTCCGCTGATCCTGACGGGTGTCGTCCTCCTCGGCCTCATCTGGTTGGCGACCATCGTCCCGAACCTGGCCCTCGCTTGGCGCCGTCTCCACGACGCCAACTTCCCCGGCCCGTTCTACTTCTTCTCGCTCATCCCGTCGGTCGGCGGCATCGTCCTGCTCGTCCTCTTCCTCCTGCCCTCGAAGCCCGAGGGTCAGCGGTTCGACACCGTGCGCTGA